A DNA window from Brassica napus cultivar Da-Ae chromosome C1, Da-Ae, whole genome shotgun sequence contains the following coding sequences:
- the LOC125580411 gene encoding dnaJ homolog subfamily B member 13-like translates to MGVDYYKLLQVDRSAKDEDLKKAYRKLAMKWHPDKNPNNKKEAEAKFKQISEAYDVLSDPQKRAIYDQYGEEGLNRQAPPPGPGGFPGGSDRGASFRFNGRSADDIFSEFFGFSRPFNGDPRGAGPPGGGFRFAEDVFSSYRSAAGETSNAAPPRKAAPIERQLPCSLEDLYKGITKKMKISRDVLDSSWRPTTVEEILTIEIKPGWKKGTKITFPEKGNEQRGIIPSDLVFIVDEKPHAVFKRDGNDLVITQKIPLVEALTGYTAQVTTLDGRTLTVPVNNVISPSYEEVVKGEGMPIPKDPSKKGNLRIKFNVKFPSRLTTEQKSGIKRMFSSC, encoded by the exons ATGGGGGTCGATTATTACAAGTTACTTCAAGTTGATCGAAGCGCTAAAGATGAAGATTTGAAGAAAGCTTATCGCAAACTCGCCATGAAGTGGCATCCCGACAAGAACCCTAACAACAAAAAAGAAGCAGAAGCCAAATTCAAACAGATCTCCGAAGCTTACGAT GTACTAAGCGATCCTCAGAAGCGAGCAATCTACGATCAGTACGGAGAAGAAGGTCTAAACAGACAGGCTCCGCCTCCTGGTCCCGGCGGGTTTCCTGGTGGTTCAGACAGAGGGGCTTCGTTCCGGTTCAACGGTAGAAGCGCTGACGACATCTTCTCTGAGTTCTTTGGCTTCTCGAGACCCTTTAATGGCGACCCGCGCGGTGCAGGTCCCCCTGGTGGTGGGTTTAGGTTCGCTGAAGACGTTTTCTCGTCTTACAGGTCCGCTGCAGGAGAAACCTCTAATGCTGCTCCACCGAGGAAAGCTGCTCCTATAGAGAGACAGCTTCCTTGTAGTTTGGAGGATTTGTATAAAGGTATCACTAAGAAGATGAAGATCTCGAGGGACGTTCTTGATTCTAGCTG GAGACCGACAACGGTTGAAGAGATCTTAACGATAGagatcaaaccaggatggaaGAAAGGGACAAAGATAACATTCCCCGAGAAAGGAAACGAGCAGAGAGGAATCATACCGTCAGATCTCGTATTCATAGTCGACGAGAAGCCGCACGCTGTGTTCAAGAGAGACGGGAACGACCTTGTGATCACGCAGAAGATCCCTCTCGTGGAAGCGCTCACGGGGTACACCGCTCAGGTCACGACTTTGGATGGGAGAACGCTAACGGTTCCGGTCAACAACGTTATCAGCCCTTCTTATGAAGAGGTTGTGAAAGGAGAAGGCATGCCTATCCCTAAAGACCCGTCGAAAAAGGGAAACTTGAGGATCAAGTTCAATGTTAAGTTCCCTTCGAGGCTAACGACAGAGCAGAAGTCTGGAATCAAACGGATGTTTTCGTCTTGTTAG
- the LOC125580412 gene encoding kinetochore protein SPC24 homolog, which yields MGNLSESFDIEDLMSYGDDLISLLNAKNGFEVVSQSFEDLKALRFVCDEDFNQTQRSIQDCKKKLVACKKKTEEAYSDVSRGDDDVERLQRELEEEMELECKLKDELRVVAEELKDLNAQWAYVDEQRQSIKRKERDDLRAEKMLSMYASVTKVIPDVEDPSKISGYMVDREKKVIEKFQFETNKMTAYETCNSIWSIINKQ from the exons ATGGGGAACCTTTCGGAGAGCTTCGACATCGAAGATCTGATGTCATACGGCGACGACTTGATCAGCTTACTGAACGCCAAGAACGGGTTCGAGGTAGTATCGCAAAGCTTCGAGGACTTGAAAGCTCTCCGCTTTGTTTGCGACGAGGATTTCAATCAGACTCAGAGATCTATCCAAG ACTGTAAGAAGAAGCTCGTTGCTTGCaagaagaaaacagaggaaGCTTATTCAGATGTTTCGCGTGGAGACGACGACGTTGAGCGTCTTCAGAGAGAGCTTGAGGAAGAGATGGAGCTAGAGTGCAAGCTCAAAGACGAGCTTAG AGTAGTCGCTGAGGAACTCAAAGACTTGAATGCACAGTGGGCGTATGTTGATGAGCAAAGGCAATCTATTAAGAGAAAAGAGCGGGACGACTTGAGAGCTGA GAAAATGCTCTCTATGTATGCTTCTGTTACAAAAGTTATACCAGACGTTGAGGATCCATCAAAGATCTCAGGCT ataTGGTTGATCGCGAGAAGAAGGTAATTGAGAAGTTCCAGTTTGAGACAAATAAGATGACGGCTTATGAGACATGCAACAGTATCTGGAGCATCATTAACAAGCAATAG